A single Antechinus flavipes isolate AdamAnt ecotype Samford, QLD, Australia chromosome 5, AdamAnt_v2, whole genome shotgun sequence DNA region contains:
- the LRTM2 gene encoding leucine-rich repeat and transmembrane domain-containing protein 2 encodes MLALGIGQWWKSKLSLRWRQISWIACWISLYAAETLPTCPFSCKCDSQSLEVDCSGLGLSTVPPDVPAATRTLLLLNNKLNILPSWVFSNLSSLQRLDLSNNFLDQLPHAVFGDLVNLTELQLRNNSIRTLDRDLLQHAPLLRHLDLSINGLAQLPPGVFDGLLALRSLSLRSNRLQNLDRVTFEPLVSLQLLQVGDNPWECDCNLREFKHWMEWFSYRGGRLDQLACTMPKELRGKDMRMVPMEMFNYCSQLGESSSAGLEVSGPPCTKASLDPVKPKPGAEPEPEPSTACPQKQRYRPVSVRRAIGTVIIAGVVCGIVCIMMVVAAAYGCIYASLMAKYHRELKKRQPLMGDPEGEQEDQKQISSVA; translated from the exons ATGCTGGCACTGGGCATTGGTCAGTGGTGGAAGAGCAAGCTTTCCCTGAGGTGGAGACAGATCTCCT gGATTGCCTGCTGGATTTCCCTATATGCTGCAGAGACTCTCCCCACCTGCCCTTTCTCCTGTAAATGTGACAGCCAAAGCTTGGAAGTGGATTGCAGTGGCTTGGGGCTCTCCACAGTGCCTCCAGACGTGCCTGCTGCTACCCGTACCCTTTTACTCTTGAACAACAAGTTGAACATTCTTCCTAGTTGGGTTTTCTCCAATCTGTCAAGCCTTCAGAGGCTGGATCTGTCCAACAATTTCCTGGACCAGCTGCCTCATGCTGTATTTGGGGACCTGGTGAACCTAACTGAACTCCAACTTCGCAATAACAGCATAAGGACCCTGGACAGGGACCTCCTGCAGCACGCACCCCTCCTTCGACACCTGGACCTGTCCATCAATGGCTTGGCGCAACTGCCCCCTGGTGTCTTTGATGGACTCCTGGCACTACGTTCTCTCTCGCTCCGGTCCAACCGCTTGCAAAACCTCGATCGGGTGACATTTGAACCCCTTGTGAGCCTGCAGTTGCTTCAGGTTGGGGACAATCCCTGGGAATGTGACTGTAACTTGCGAGAGTTCAAGCACTGGATGGAATGGTTCTCCTATCGTG GGGGACGCCTAGACCAGCTGGCCTGTACGATGCCCAAAGAACTGAGAGGGAAAGACATGCGAATGGTTCCCATGGAGATGTTCAACTATTGCTCTCAGCTGGGGGAGAGCAGCTCAGCCGGCTTGGAAGTGTCGGGGCCTCCCTGTACCAAGGCCAGCCTGGACCCTGTTAAACCCAAGCCCGGGGCTGAGCCAGAACCGGAGCCCAGCACAGCCTGCCCCCAGAAACAGCGGTATCGGCCGGTCAGCGTCCGTCGGGCCATCGGGACTGTCATCATTGCCGGTGTGGTCTGTGGCATTGTCTGTATCATGATGGTTGTGGCTGCTGCCTATGGATGCATTTACGCCTCCCTCATGGCCAAGTACCACCGGGAGCTGAAGAAGCGCCAGCCGCTGATGGGTGACCCGGAGGGGGAGCAGGAGGATCAGAAGCAGATCTCCTCTGTGGCATGA